The following is a genomic window from Paenibacillus sp. FSL R5-0766.
GTCAAGGATTCCGTCGTTCCATCCAGTTGAAACGTGTTCCCAAGTTGATAGCCCTCATCTTTCATGGTTGAATTCACCACGACACCCGTAGGGTTCTCGGAAGACAGGCTTTCACCTTCTACAATAGCTGGTTCCAAAAAGCTTCCTGGGTCAATTCCTATAATCGCTATATCTACCTTATCTTCATTCTTGGTGTTATTCTCTTTCAGTGCCGTTGCCATCGTACTTCCCATGGGTGCAGCAGCATCCACATTTGGCAGCTTTTCTGCCTCAGCAACCAATTGATCTGACAGCAGTGACTTGCTCATTGAAGACTGTGACCCTTCTTCAAAGATGACATAATCAGCCTTCATGGTTTTGAATGTTGAGGCAGCTAGCGTAGATAATCCATTCCCCAGACCGGATAAAATAAAGACTAACCAAGCCATTAGTACGAAAATAATAATAATCATTAAAAATTTCATTTTATTATGCATTAATTCCTTCATAGCTAAAAACATGATCTGTTCAACTCCTTCTTTCGTTTTTTTTATTGACACATGTGTCAAATTAGAGGTGCAGCCACGTGGTTTATATAATTAAACGATATAAATGACACATGTGTCAAATTTAATCCAAGAATAAATCTAGCTCTTGGCTCCCCCAACCCACATTTGAAACAACAGCTTCCCCCAATCAGGCGTAGGGATATTTAGCATATTAGGCGTATTAATTAAGTTAAAAAAAACACCAATAAGTACAGGTAGAGGAATATCTTGTCGCAGGGCTTGATCCTGCTGAGCGCGTTCAAACAAGCGCGATAATTGAATTTTAAGAGTCATATGTGCCTTCTCAATAAATTCAATATCTCTCGCTGCTGCGGAAGAATTAGTCGTATTAATTTTACTAGCATCTCCCAAAAGTTGATGGAGCGTAGATTCTTCTGCGTAAATGAGGAGCAATTGTTCGAGAGCATCCATTGGATCTGTCTCATCAATGGCTAATGAATTCTCTAATACGGTTGATATGGAGCGCTTCATACAAGCAGCAACAATCTCTTCTTTATTAGAGTAATATTGATATATCGTGCTCCGGGCTCCAGACAGATGCTGTGAGAGTAGCTTGAGATGAAAACCGTCGTAGCCATGCTCAAGTATTAATTTTTTTGTTGTGTCCAGTAGCTCTGTCTCAGTGAAAGATTGTTTTCTTCCCATAAAATCTCTTCCTTTTTATCGTTTAAAATCTATGTGTTAATTTTACGCGATCGATGAGTGTTGTTAATGAAGAAGTACTGCGCTTCTCTAGTTTACTATGACCAGTTTAGCATATGTTTGATAGGCATCCTACATAACAAGACCAGCTGTCTTAATAATGGGTGTTAATCCAATTGAAAAATCCGGTATACCAGCGATTGGGAAGGTCATATTGTAATCGGGTTGATCAAGCCAATCACTTTTCACTTAATTATAAACTTGTGGACCATATACAAAAAAGGCAAACCCTCTAAGTTACAAAGGGAATGCCTTCTCCTCTTCTATATAAAGCTACTCTAAACCAGATCTTTCGGCGCCAACTCAATAGCAGAGCGGATGGCAGCCAGCATGCTTTTATCATCGGCAATATTTTTTCCGGCGATATCGAAGGCTGTACCATGGTCAACGGATGTACGGATGATGCCACCTTTCAGGCCAACGGTGATGTTCACACCTTCTTCGATGCCCATTACCTTGATCGGCGCGTGGCCTTGGTCGTGGTAGCAGGCTACAACGATATCGAAGTCACCGCGACCAGCGCGGAAGAAGAGTGTGTCCGCCGGGAGTGGACCAACGACGTTAATGCCTTCCTGCTGCGCACGCTCAATGCCGGGCTGCAGTTTCTCTTCTTCTTCTCCATTACCGAACAAGCCGTTCTCCCCGGCATGAGGATTGATTCCGCATACGGCAACGCGCGGATTCTCAAAACCTGCTTTTTTCAACGTATCATGAGCAAGCTTCACAACGGTGTAGGTTCTTTCCGGGTTAATACTCGCAATAGCATCGATCAGACCCATGTGTGTTGTCAGGTGAATAACGCGCAGATTCGGCGTGGTCAACATCATCGAGAAGTCCTGCGTATCCGTCAGGTCCGCCAGAATCTCGGTGTGCCCCGGATACAGGTGCCCCCCTTGATGGAGAGCTTCTTTATTCAAAGGTGCGGTGCAGATGGAGTGAATCTGCTGTTTTTTGGCAAGATCAATGGCTTTGGCGAGAAACTGGAATGCTGCATCTCCAGCCACGGCAGATACTTTACCGTATTCCAGATCCGCAGGAACGAGGTTCAGATCAATCACATCCACAGTACCGAATTCATACTTGGCTTCAGAAGGCTCTTGAATCGCATTAACGTTCAGACTTGAACCGATGACTGGCAACACACGCTCCAGAATCTTTGCATCACCGATAACGAGTGGATTGCACTGATCGTACATTTCTTGATGACCCAGTGCTTTCATAATAATCTCCGGTCCAATACCTGCTGCGTCGCCCATCGTAATTCCAATTGTAGGTTTCATACGAGAATACCCCCTTTTAATTTTTGAATCGCATGGATAAAGACATCCGGTTTACCGAATCCGCCTGCTTTGGTAATCACATGCAGATCATCAATCCCTATAAACTTGGAGATCGGCACGCCGATTTCAAGCTCATCCAGCAGCTCGAAGCCGCTAATATTCCATTTCAGACAGATTTGTTTTGCCGTATCGCCACCGGTCATGGATACTCCTTTGAACAATCCCTCTTCCAGCAGTCTGGCACAGATCTCACCCATCGCAAGTACAATCTCGTTGCTGACTTCCGTGTGATTGAGACCACGAATTTCGCCCGTTGCTCGTGCCAGTTCGATATCCACCTGTTCAGCGGTGGAGTAGAGGACAACATCTTGTCCTTCCAGCGCTTTGTCTCGAACCTCGTTATAGACACGTTCCATCTCTTCTGCGCGGTCTGCGGTTGCGGATACCGCTTTGAAAGAATGGAAGGAGACTGAAGCTACGCGGGACTTGCGCATCAAGCGATGCAGCTGCTCTCGGGAGTTTTTGTTCACGCTGCCAACCACCGTTAGGATTGGACCGGGATTCTGCGGGATATCAAGTGACTCAGCCCTGGATTCCAACTTGTAATGTGCGGGGAGGTAATTGGCAATGCCCGCCGAACCTGCCCAAGTAAAGGTATACTCCAACTCGCGAGTCATCTGCAGAATCAGTTCAAGATGTCTTTCTTCGGTGGAGTCCACCATTACATACGGGATATTCTTTGTTTTCAACTGCTCTAGCTTGGTGCGAATATGATTCTGCCCGGCTTCCAGATCGGCGACGGTGATCTCACCAACTTCGTACTTGGTCTGTTGTTTCAACAAGTCCGGAAGGTAGGAAATCGTTACAGGTGTCTTCGGATCATGGGCAATTTCAGTATCTGCCAGCGGAACGCCGTTCAGGTAATGGATTCCTTCCAATATCGTCCGGTTATTTTTTGGATAACCCGGGGCAATCATCATAAAGTCCGGCTTTACGACATCATATACAGCATCAATCTCGATGCCGATATTACCGCGCATGGTGGAGTCCATTTTTTTGAAAATCGTCTCAAATCCGTTGTTTGTCAGCAATTCAGCAGCCTGATATACACGGTCATACGCTTCCTGCGAGGATATGGAACGACTATCTGTATCAAAGACGACGGCATCGTAACGTGTAAGAGGGCCTTCATCTATATTAAAAAGAACACTGGTCTTCAAGCCATGACGGGCAAGCTGCACCCCGCTGTCATTGGCACCGGTCAAATCATCTGCAATAATGGCTAATTTCATGCAGTCATCCCTCCTTGTAAGCACAATTTAATAAAAAGTCCGTCCAGATCATCCATTAAGCACAGATTAAGCACATTAGTTCAGGTGATACCCATTTATGTGGTTGGTCGTTGATTGTATTTCTCGACGCCGCCTGATTTCTCCAGTCGTTTGGAGAGGAACCCGATGAAGATCGGCAACAGGATGGCTGTTGTTACAACGCTCGCCGCAATTTGCACAGTAGCAATCTCGGCAATCGGGCCAAATGAAGCATTAGCAGCCACGATGGCAGCAGGTGTACCTACCGCATTCCCGGCTGTAGAACCTTCGGAAGCACCAACGATAGGGTTCCAGCCGATGGCTTTGAACAACAGAAATCCAATTCCACCTGTGAGAAGAACGGTCAGAACGCCAAGCATGATTCCACCAAGTCCACCTTGGATGATCGACGAGAAGTTGATTCCCATACCCAGTGAGAAGGCGAAGAACGGAACAAGTTTGTCGCTGCCTTTGTGCAGCCACTCCGCAAGATTGCGGTCCAGATTACCAATAATGACACCAACGATGAGCGGAAGCAATACCGCAACAAAGGCCATAGGGGAAAACATGCCGTTGGCAAAACCCATCGCACCGAAGATGGAGAGCGCTACCATGGTTAGGAATGGACCATCGCTGAGTGCGAGGAACGGATAGGCTGCTTTGTCATCTTCTTTGCCGTATTGACCGGCGAGTGCAATGTACAAACCACCGTTCGAGTTGGTCATTGCTGCAATAATGGCGAGTGGGGCAAGACCCAGGAATAATCCACTTGAGTCAGCAAATAGAATGGCAACGAGACCGAGTGCTGCACCGATCGCCCACTTGACGACCAGCAAGGTAACGCCTTTGCCGACGGATGAGCCCGCTGTTTTGAACGTAATCTGTGTACCCGCAATCAACAGGAACAGCGCGATCAACGTACTGGCACTGTTAACGAAGAGAGCTTCCGTGAATCCGCCAATGCGCAGGGCATTCGGGAAGAATGTATTGATGGTTGCACCAAGTAACAGGGGAACGACCATCATACCGCCAGGGATGCGATCTAAAGTTGCTTTAATGTTCATAGTAGTAGCTCCTTATGAAGTAATCGTTTTTATGAAGCGCTTGCAGGGATTATGTTATCCCATATCGTTTAATATAGCAACAATAAATTATTGTAAATTTTAAATACATAATTAATTGTTTAAAAATGCAACACATAAAGGCGATAAAAAAGACGCAAACTTAAAGTTAATCTTTAAGTTTACGCCATAATGTGGCCCGGTTAATCCCCAGACGCTCTGCGGCCTTGGATTGATTGTTATTTTCCTCCTGAAGCACGAACTGAATAACTTCCTTCTCAATCTCCTTCAGCGTACCGTTCAACTTCATTGGGCTTGAAGAAGGTTGCTGATCCAGCAAGCGGGACAAGGTAGCCGTGGTAATTACATAATCCTGTTCATTGAGTGCAGCCTGCTTGATCAGGTGTTTCAACTGGTTGACGTTCATATTCGTGATCTGATCCCGGATCAGTTGTAGTGCATCTTCTTTTATCCTCACCGCAGTAGTTCCGTATTTGTGGTAGTAATCCGTCAGGAAA
Proteins encoded in this region:
- a CDS encoding 2-keto-3-deoxygluconate permease; protein product: MNIKATLDRIPGGMMVVPLLLGATINTFFPNALRIGGFTEALFVNSASTLIALFLLIAGTQITFKTAGSSVGKGVTLLVVKWAIGAALGLVAILFADSSGLFLGLAPLAIIAAMTNSNGGLYIALAGQYGKEDDKAAYPFLALSDGPFLTMVALSIFGAMGFANGMFSPMAFVAVLLPLIVGVIIGNLDRNLAEWLHKGSDKLVPFFAFSLGMGINFSSIIQGGLGGIMLGVLTVLLTGGIGFLLFKAIGWNPIVGASEGSTAGNAVGTPAAIVAANASFGPIAEIATVQIAASVVTTAILLPIFIGFLSKRLEKSGGVEKYNQRPTT
- the pdxA gene encoding 4-hydroxythreonine-4-phosphate dehydrogenase PdxA, translating into MKPTIGITMGDAAGIGPEIIMKALGHQEMYDQCNPLVIGDAKILERVLPVIGSSLNVNAIQEPSEAKYEFGTVDVIDLNLVPADLEYGKVSAVAGDAAFQFLAKAIDLAKKQQIHSICTAPLNKEALHQGGHLYPGHTEILADLTDTQDFSMMLTTPNLRVIHLTTHMGLIDAIASINPERTYTVVKLAHDTLKKAGFENPRVAVCGINPHAGENGLFGNGEEEEKLQPGIERAQQEGINVVGPLPADTLFFRAGRGDFDIVVACYHDQGHAPIKVMGIEEGVNITVGLKGGIIRTSVDHGTAFDIAGKNIADDKSMLAAIRSAIELAPKDLV
- a CDS encoding TetR/AcrR family transcriptional regulator, which produces MGRKQSFTETELLDTTKKLILEHGYDGFHLKLLSQHLSGARSTIYQYYSNKEEIVAACMKRSISTVLENSLAIDETDPMDALEQLLLIYAEESTLHQLLGDASKINTTNSSAAARDIEFIEKAHMTLKIQLSRLFERAQQDQALRQDIPLPVLIGVFFNLINTPNMLNIPTPDWGKLLFQMWVGGAKS
- a CDS encoding four-carbon acid sugar kinase family protein — protein: MKLAIIADDLTGANDSGVQLARHGLKTSVLFNIDEGPLTRYDAVVFDTDSRSISSQEAYDRVYQAAELLTNNGFETIFKKMDSTMRGNIGIEIDAVYDVVKPDFMMIAPGYPKNNRTILEGIHYLNGVPLADTEIAHDPKTPVTISYLPDLLKQQTKYEVGEITVADLEAGQNHIRTKLEQLKTKNIPYVMVDSTEERHLELILQMTRELEYTFTWAGSAGIANYLPAHYKLESRAESLDIPQNPGPILTVVGSVNKNSREQLHRLMRKSRVASVSFHSFKAVSATADRAEEMERVYNEVRDKALEGQDVVLYSTAEQVDIELARATGEIRGLNHTEVSNEIVLAMGEICARLLEEGLFKGVSMTGGDTAKQICLKWNISGFELLDELEIGVPISKFIGIDDLHVITKAGGFGKPDVFIHAIQKLKGGILV